The DNA segment ATAGTAAAGTAAGAGTTTctgattattttattgtattataactattatttatcagtgtattgttatattatgtaaaaataaacgaaataaacattttttgagAAACCAATGTTTCGAGTTGATTGTACTTATTCCTAAAGATGTAACAGCTGTTATGACATACAAGAGTGTGAGATAAAACAGCCAGGATATGTTTGTTGTTACACCGCAGAACGCAGAACAACAGTTCTGGAGCAATGTgattattttgcaaattgaggctcttttttaataataaactcTTCAGCTAATGCCATATCAACTAAAAgtatttaattttgtttcaacATCCCTCATCCTCCCTTAATGAACAGAATTTGTgaatttaacataaaaatgtgaaatttgtACCGTGAGGTAGGAATTGCTATCCTCACAATTGTTGAGTTCACCACAGTTTtcttaaaaattatcaattgtttCCCATTTTATGCATTATCATCATCCCTTGATGACTACGAAGCACTGACTCCCGAACATTTCCTTGTTTAACGCCCTCTGTTGGCCGTTCCCGATATTGACTCGAGTAATATATTCTAATGAGCATAGATTGTCTAAATGACAAAAAGTGTTTTCTCAAgacaaacaaaacaataatgGCAAAACAAATAATGTATTAAATGATTCAAGCccaaacggttttattcaaataaatgctCTTGAGAAAAGCTGTCATAACCTTCCCCACTCATATCGTGAGATTTCAGTCAATTAAAACCAAATGCCAGTTTCatgttaaatttttattcagtacCGTAATTTACAATTTCCACGCTAAATATTACACGTTAATTAGGCTATTACGACCAAATCAAAATAGAGCTGGATGTTTATCTTGATTTATGTATCATACATAAATTATGGCAGtataatgaaaaatgacttcagATTAATTTCGCACATCAGAAAGATGGTATAGCAAATTGTACTTCTCTCGAACTTCTCGATTTGAGAGCTTCCATAAATTTTAGCTTGGCCTCTTCCAATAGATTAGTGAGAGATTGCACGTCTTCCACTTTCTCCTGTGACAGACAACGCAGTCTCGTCTTCAGAGTTGCACATTGCTCTTCCAGAAGTTCTATCCTGAAATTTACAATGAGAAAGTCgtcaaaatatttgtaatttatataatttttcaataaacttaGAAAACGAAATTTCTTTATtaaagactagcaggtaacccgtgctccgcaagggtccattttaaaacttgatgtaatgaaatcttgaagaattaaaaataggcctataccattctcggttaattaagtctatatatgcaaaatttcaagttaatcagttcagtagttcagacgtgatgatgcgtcaaacatgattttcaattaccgtaagccagttctttcttttattatagtatagactagcaggtaacccgtgctccgcaagggtttaattagaaacttgacctactgaaatcttgaggaATTTAAAATacgcttataaccatcctcggtaaattaagaatctatataacaaatttcatgttaatcagtttagtagttcagacgtgatgatgcgtcattcgtgaatttcctgtcCCGTACgtataagccaattatttcctCTTATAGATTTGTCCTCGGGATGGTTGAGTAAATTAAGTTTAAAGTAACAAACAGTATAAGAGTAATCCCGATATTCATCCATAAACACGTActctcagttgcacaaaagcctgttaatttttaaccgtgattaaatgtcacgagaaccaatcagagaagactgttgaaaaatgcttttcttattggttctcgtggcatttaattacggttaaaaattaacaggcttttgtgcaactgagtaTACGTGTTTATGAATATCGGGATTACTCTTTATAACGTTTGTTACTTTAAACTCAATTTACTCAACCATCCCGAGGACAAATATATaacaattcacaaaataatatgttgaaattcatgattgaatttaaaCAGACCTGTGCAATCTAGTCTCTGTATATAAATCATGTATCTCttaaatcatgattgaaattcacCGACTTGTGCAATCGAGTCTCTGTATATTGAATGATCAAATCACCCTAAGTGGAAAGTGCCATGTAAATAATAACGTGTATAGAAATAGTCTTGTCTTACCTCTCTTGACTTTTCTCATTGATATGAGAGTTTCCATTGTTGTCATCAATGGAAAGTTTTGATGAGTACATTTTATCGGCACTGTTGTTGTTTACTCTCAGCAGTTCCAATCTGGCCACTTTCGTTTCAAGCTTGGCTGATTTTTGACGCTCGTTCCGCAATTCTTCCTAAAATGAAATTTACTATCAATTTCAAGTAGTTTTAGAACATCTCCCAGATCCTTCATCACATATAACTAAAAATAGCTCAAATAACTTGAAGATAGCTAAAAATTTCaactacataattattatgtaatttattgAGTTCAATGTTAACTACAACCACTTACATACTTCTATTATAAATAACTGAAGTATTTCCTACTTTTTGGCTAAATTTTGTTTTCACAATCTTGCAATTGAGTGAGATAATTTTCAATGTAGGCTACAGCATCTCACCACTAGAATCTTGAAATTCATGAAGCTGGAAAAAACTATTTTCCATgggaaatcaataatatttgtcaCTTTTCCCataattatcaatatcaaaAATTCAGTCCATTAAAATAAGTGACACATCTGAATTGGTTTCGATTTTAGAAATGAAATCTTAAAACTGAACAAAATGGTTAgtataattaaaatttgaaaaattacacagtgaaattctaaccttatcttgtactttgtcacctataaatttggaagaaaaatagcacaagggctaccttattattttatctgccaATGTTATAACATTAGtattatttgcattgtaaataaaaatataataaaatacatatctGAAGATAGGGTTCACTGATATTAAAACTATTTAAAATAGATTTCACTGTGATTGCAGTCATATTTGAAGCAAAGAAAATTAAGTAGTGCTTGCAATTGGCGCTGGCGAGAGATGGATACTGAAAGAAACGAAGGTGATGTATTTCTTGAACTTACTTCTTGCTGATTCAATGAGTTTCTTTGGGCGTCAATACGTTTATTGAGCACCTGAATAAGCTCCAGAAGACGTATTCGCTCAGCTTCGGAAATTTGGTTCAACAGATCCTGTGAACAATGAACTAGTCAATAAATTGNNNNNNNNNNNNNNNNNNNNNNNNNNNNNNNNNNNNNNNNNNNNNNNNNNNNNNNNNNNNNNNNNNNNNNNNNNNNNNNNNNNNNNNNNNNNNNNNNNNNTCTCGGAATCATTTGGGGTGTTCCGAGTCATTCTAGAAACCGATCGGGAGAGAACTCCAACTATGATAGAATTCATACTCATATAATAGAATTTGGAAAGCGGTACATTTTCTTGGAGAGGcaatgatattttcattttgaataataacGAAAACACATTCTTTCAGGAAAGTACATTCATCACTTCCATCATTTgaatgcatttgaatatttattaagaAACGGTTTGTAGCCTAGACTCTATTGAAAGCTTTGAATATTGTGTGGAATTATTACAGAAAGCCACTTATCACTTCCATCATTGAATGCGTTTGAATATTTACTATGACACGGtgtttaagctctattgtaagTTATAAACATGTCTACTGTATATCTAACGTCTACGAAATAGCTAAGTGGTACAGACTACAGTGGTTGCTTTATGAAAACTTTGATAATCATAGTAACCGTAGAATAGACCAATAAAAATACAGGTTGGCAAAAACAAATTGACATGATAAAATTGAGGCATTTGTTTTTTAGAAGTCTACTATTCGGAGTTGAATTTGATTTAAAGCAACTACATTTTAATAGTGAGCTTCCCATCACTTTAAAATCATTGAACcatttgaatgattttgatAGTGAGTTTTAGAAGTGAGCAACTACAGTAGTGAACTCCCCGGGCTGGAGAAATCGCTAAAATACCGCTTATATTCTGTATTGAAAGCagtggaaataaataaaaagtaaataGTTCAAGTCACAGTAGATTATTGCATGCTTATAATAATCCAGCTGATGTATATGCGTGACATCTTTTAAATTTGAGTGAATTATTGTAACAGTGGAAAAGGGCTTTTTGCGGATGTTGTAAAAATAGTGTAATTGAATTCAGCTCTATTCAAACTTATTATTTCATAGTTCATACGAGCAGTAAATGTGAAGTTAAGACTATAACTTGAAtgtatttttaatcaattaccTTATGACTCCTGATATCTTGTTTTATCAAATAATGGTAGTTTCTGACATTACTATATTTGGAGCTTTCATAGTCACTATTCACTATTTTCCAAGTGCTCCATGTtacagaataatattgaaatttgaacagCCACCTTTTAATTCcagtaattgatattttaaaaataatttttaaaccagTGAATGGATCCTGTTTGGCTTGGCTTATAGAGACTCGACCCAATTAGTTAATTGAGTGCAATTTCAAGTATTACATGTTATAATTACACTAATTGCTCAACAAGTGATTCATGGTACAGCATTGTCCAGAATTAAAATTACAGTTTTTTTTGGATCTATTTCATAGAATTTACTGAAATAATGATTTGGAAGTGAGAgcgtgagagagaaagagaccgagagagagagagagacatagagagagagagagagagagaagagagagagagagagagagagagagagagagagattgatgatttgcctttattagggcggattTGTACTCCAGGTCCTAACTGGTCTGGCTTGCCACACAGccctttacaaaataaaaaaattacagaatattacaaattaatataagaaataaaattctttatcaaaatacaatcacatatatatataataaaagagaatcttaaactaatttataattaatagagggagagagagagagtgagaaagagagagattagatttgatttctttatttatgtatgttacaatatttactggcttatacgaattcatattaaaatgacggtaatgctaattaatcaacgaattttacaaagtgtAACCAATCATCAatggaaataaagattgaatgcaattagaataacgatactataataatgtgatgtaaattcataaatcggtggtgtttcaataaataattgtcgattctctaagaaggatataaaatatcctccccattagCACACGACTGGGTTGTGATGGATTACagctgttgggaattataactCGAAGTAATGTTCAAAAAAGAAACTCTACTTAGCCTAGTAATttaaaaactagttgatttgaatcttagaattatgggatgaatgaatgaatgaaattagaatgagtaatagtaaatacaatattgcattaatatttaaattagataatgaaacaatgttatagggtgggatttaattaaaatttcagaaatgattcagagagagattgattgattgagtactttatttatgtagattacaatatatactggcttatacacttatatacaatagcttacaatacagcaaaatatggatgaatttacaaaatataaattaagaaaataattattgagctgtatataatatgaaaaaaacaatttgtaataactatagatgaaatagataatattgttatgcatctacataaatttgcggagctttggacatatcaatgtccattctttggaaagaatattcgaaataTTCTTCCcaccaactctctaccaaaacgttaatttcattaaatcAACTGaggatttatttaaaaatgaaaatattgtaaaagttctaattaaaatgaagattcaggagaaaaaaaagaaaattaataaagtaaaatgaATATACAGTATAAGTGAGAtcgaatcattattattgaaatggagtaggctgaaagtagatcagggtaatcaactttcagtaatatacagcagtatgcagtggataattgaaattacatgagtttatataatttatatatatatatatatatatatatatatatatatacgatttattctataacaggtttataggattgtatttgtgggatgggtgggggatggttgtcatgtgatcgttctagggctggacagtttcagtcatttgctcCAAAAGATATTTTCTttaagtcaggatgaagcttgCTCGGCTCTTGATGGACCTGATGGTAAagggaagtgcattccatgctcGACAGGCACTAACTAGAaatgattttgtgaaaatagtaattCGATGGTTGGGTatcttaaagtactttctccagttctagtatgtgaagcatctatcctcctaccttcagagacaaatttgaaatcatttttaaaatagttcggatttccgtatttcaagatatctctaacaagcttgattattcgaaaaagcctttgatcgggaagctttaatgttgaactagcaatgtgggctggggtgaatatgatcatggcgttggagagagtagacgaaacgtagacaataattttggcaacgctgtagtttatcatttagagtgacttgcatatcgtaagaacagaattacaatacgttaaatgtgggaagatgagagattgaaccaataataatttaatgtttctagggaggatatcgtgcattttcttcaatgcatgtaTGGCTGAGATACCTTTTtcacaagttttgttcacttgttctgaccagtcaagagtattattcataatgccgtgctaccaatttatcctaaataggttggatagcatttctcacctattaacctaaaggaagttatcggctccaaaatggtagattcttgataaattatgaatggatctattgcttatgaataagaaatccggttttcagagcaaatcaacttataatcttcataagaattttggcaatatacaacacaaatccacaaaacataccttacacacttaaacatctagcatcattacaagctaaaatacttatccatttatatagttgaaacaatggctataggcttgtagacacacaaatcaaattatacaaacttagacaccataaaactgttcaaatctcaaattaaaacattataaattttattaaacagaaaaatattcagagagcacaaaattagaacaccatagccagccatcattttttagagagagaagctaacaagtacagagcaaagccacacctcaaaccagtgatGATGTTATAAACACGTcattgatattaaattccaaaaattataaattacaagtttagaatttacatttcacatttgttctcaataaaactttatttcgaaactgttattttaatttatatatcctctatatttataatgatctgttaattctgttaactctgtttcggtgataccatggaatgtgcaacacaattattatttacgataaattctcagttgaaagttgtccacatatcgattactctgatatttactttcaagttttatagatctcgaattgaagattcgattttatcgagaaaaaatgtaatattacaaatacccccctcttgacataaaaaattgacTGTTAGagaattcaaagaaaaaaaatacattgaaacaaatggaaattgttgaaattaaattcgagaacagtaacaactttttctataaaaCATcacatgtcaactataattattgaaaattatcataaaaattcatcaatagcatttgtattatattctaaacaatatttgaaaatatagaatatcaaaattacttttgatttagctttataatttaaggaaaatatctcaatggaaagtttaatatatataagaatagtttttgaaattgcacataatttaatagatagaaaattcaattttttttgcatgaaaatttagtacggtatgttgaacaaaaaaaaatttttttttttaaatgaatt comes from the Nilaparvata lugens isolate BPH chromosome 1, ASM1435652v1, whole genome shotgun sequence genome and includes:
- the LOC120351022 gene encoding uncharacterized protein LOC120351022 — encoded protein: MNSCLDNVATDLHPDLFEVAVEPVMLGDHDAVCFNIKSNFLNLGVDNACNSLKAVHCSQDLLNQISEAERIRLLELIQVLNKRIDAQRNSLNQQEEELRNERQKSAKLETKVARLELLRVNNNSADKMYSSKLSIDDNNGNSHINEKSQERIELLEEQCATLKTRLRCLSQEKVEDVQSLTNLLEEAKLKFMEALKSRSSREVQFAIPSF